GCCCGCGCTGTCCGCGGTGGCCTCGGAAAAAACCGTAGCCGGAATCGCCGATCTCGTGGCGAGCCTGTGGATAACTCCACGGAGGAGAACAAAAATGCAGGTCAGAGGTCTGTCAGTGGGGTGCGTTCGGGCTGTCGGGCGTCCACGGTGAGGTGTTCACCGACCCGGTTGACGAGCAGGGTCATCTCGTAGGCGATCTGGCCCATGTCGGCCTCCGCCGCGCTGAGCACGCACAGGCAACTGCTGGTGCCCGCGGCGGTGACGAACAGCACCGCGTCGTCGAACTCGATCATCGTCTGGCGGACTCGGCCCGCGCTGAAGTGGCGTCCTGATCCCTTGGCCAGGCTGTGCACTCCGGACGAGACGGCGGCGAGGTGCTCCGCGTCCTCCCGGCGCAGTCCCGTGCTCGCGCCCGCCACCAGCCCGTCGTTGGACAGGACGAGCGCGTGCCGCACATGGTCGACGCGCTCGGTCAGATCGTCCAACAGCCAGCCCAGATCCTGGTCCTGCGCCATGTCCCACTCCCCGTGTGACGTTCCTCGTGTGACGTTCCCCGTGCGAATCTCCGCCTCGCCGGAGAACCTGTCCGCCACCCTTCCCCAGGACCGACCGCCGGAGCAAGGAGGATGGCGGCATGGCACAGAAGATGAC
The Streptomyces sp. NBC_01485 genome window above contains:
- a CDS encoding roadblock/LC7 domain-containing protein, which encodes MAQDQDLGWLLDDLTERVDHVRHALVLSNDGLVAGASTGLRREDAEHLAAVSSGVHSLAKGSGRHFSAGRVRQTMIEFDDAVLFVTAAGTSSCLCVLSAAEADMGQIAYEMTLLVNRVGEHLTVDARQPERTPLTDL